Proteins found in one Malassezia vespertilionis chromosome 5, complete sequence genomic segment:
- a CDS encoding uncharacterized protein (COG:A; antiSMASH:Cluster_1; EggNog:ENOG503NXAN), producing MTTNSTTSEPQNIPKAANPLVLKAFGEDEEENSAQPRPTRCGAMSSFLRELQEEQTIRDSQMSEPKATSTTNLRVQGLPSSCTEVDLGHYFAQWGNVASVKVRTLTQLTEIPLLASAHGFVAYMLRNDAEGAMRAADGAQWEGHTLTVTWSRALALPATPRFCKTAMAVHTYNERKRQALEMEDNVAFDDEVRA from the coding sequence ATGACGACAAACAGTACGACCTCTGAGCCGCAAAATATTCCCAAAGCTGCGAATCCCCTTGTGTTAAAGGCATTCGGAGAAGACGAAGAAGAAAATTCAGCGCAGCCAAGGCCAACAcggtgcggcgccatgtcgtccttcttgcgcgagcttcAGGAAGAACAGACGATACGCGACAGTCAAATGAGCGAGCCGAAAGCTACTTCTACTACAAATCTTCGTGTACAAGGGCTGCCAAGCTCCTGCACCGAGGTTGACCTGGGCCACTACTTTGCACAGTGGGGCAACGTTGCTTCTGTCAAGGTACGTACCCTTACACAGCTGACCGAGATTCCTCTTTTAGCCTCAGCACATGGTTTTGTAGCATACATGCTCCGCAATGACGCCGAAGGtgccatgcgcgccgctgacgGAGCTCAATGGGAGGGCCATACACTTACCGTAACCTGGAGCCgtgcgcttgcattgccagcgacgccgcgcttttgcaaGACAGCAATGGCGGTGCACACATACAatgagcgcaagcgtcaAGCTCTAGAAATGGAGGACAATGTCGCGTTTGACGACGAGGTACGTGCCTAA
- the utp13 gene encoding U3 small nucleolar RNA-associated protein 13 (COG:A; antiSMASH:Cluster_1; SMCOG1173:WD-40 repeat-containing protein; EggNog:ENOG503NUNT): MPPARPRLCTSFEKGTAIQPFYSGGSVAITTDGAWIAASFGSEVTIVDAASSQLLKRIPGDGEELNSLAISPNNALLITASRSLALHIYALPHLDLVRTVSRTHDSPIAVMAADPTSSLIATGSADGAVKVWDIKGGYCTHVFHGHGGVISALCWNVRTTTHGRTVELVTGCVDGKMRVWDLQAPSKGAAKPVSVLTGHAGVVRGIAVSTDGQTLVSGARDQTLVYWDRKGDRWQRKEITMAGERIESLGFLTERLFYSAGSLGALRLWDATTAQVVSSQLTEEVPQDADEDDMRGLTDALYAPAQQQLVAVTATQDLAFVEVNTNPPSFSLRRRLVGYNDEIVDMALVRSNDTQQLAVASNNAQIRLFKLDTQDQNVELLDGHRDMVLSVDASGDQQWLASASKDRTARIWTHDGEWRCVAVCEGHAESVGSVVMAHTPAGLPPFMVTASQDRTVKVWDLSSVLATDQEPKKLSSLYTLKIHEKDINAVTIAPNNALLLTGSQDRTARVFQLDYQRATRANKQPNVRLHPLATCRGHKRGVWSVHFSPTEQAFATGSGDQTVRLWSLKDFTCIRVFEGHSASVLRVKFLPLGTQLASAASDGLVKIWNVREEEEATTIDASDDKIWSLAVRAAHENAPLQLLSGAADSTIVSWVDTTEKVQAERATSAQEAVEREQAFSNLLVLKDYKNAIALAFQLNQPRRLFALFTQIAASRPEQDAIESIHRLLANALGTAQDGAPATSITGLAAVDQIVAALPQAQVVQLLGYVRDWNTSARTAPIAQLILHAVVRLHSADTLLNAFAQAKRQEDGKTAPGLGALLEAMVPYTERHYARADRMLVESAMLEYTVQAMDAHLGMGGDLEEEADVAMEL, translated from the exons ATGCCCCCAGCCAGGCCACGGCTTTGCACGTCGTTTGAAAAGGGCACCGCGATCCAGCCCTTTTACTCGGGAGGCTCGGTAGCGATTACGACGGATGGCGCGTGGATCGCTGCGTCCTTCGGCTCAGAGGTCACGATCGTCGACGCTGCATCTTCTCAGCTCTTGAAACGCATACCCGGC GACGGCGAAGAATTGAATAGCTTGGCTATTTCGCCGAACAACGCACTCCTTATTACCGCGTCTCGCTCGCTTGCTCTGCATATCTACGCACTTCCCCACTTGGATCTTGTTCGCACAGTGagccgcacgcacgacTCGCCCATCGCCGTCATGGCGGCGGACCCTACGTCGAGCTTGATAGCTACAGGAAGCGCTGATGGTGCTGTTAAAGTGTGGGATATCAAAGGCGGCTACTGCACCCATGTCTTTCACGGCCACGGAGGCGTAATCAGTGCCTTGTGCTGGAATGTGCGGACCACCACGCATGGCCGCACGGTAGAGCTTGTGACGGGCTGTGTAGACGGAAAGATGCGTGTGTGGGATTTGCAGGCGCCGTCCAAAGGCGCTGCCAAGCCCGTTTCTGTGCTCACGGGCCATGCCGGAGTCGTGCGTGGGATTGCGGTCAGTACCGACGGCCAGACGCTggtgagcggcgcgcgcgatcaGACGCTGGTCTACTGGGACAGAAAGGGCGACCGGTGGCAGCGAAAAGAGATTACGATGGcgggcgagcgcatcgagtcGCTCGGATTTCTCAccgagcgcctcttttACTCTGCTGGCTCGCTCGGTGCATTGCGTCTTTGGGACGCGACCACGGCCCAAGTCGTATCTTCCCAGCTTACAGAGGAAGTGCCGCAGGACGCTGACGAAGATGACATGCGTGGACTCACCGATGCGCTGtatgcgcctgcacagcagcagctcgtcgccgtcACGGCGACACAAGACCTTGCGTTTGTAGAGGTGAACACAAATCCACCCTCGttttccttgcgccgccgcttggtcGGATACAATGACGAAATTGTGGACATGGCCTTGGTCCGCAGCAACGacacgcagcagctcgccgtggCGTCCAACAATGCACAGATACGCCTATTCAAGCTTGATACCCAGGACCAGAATGTCGAATTACTCGACGGTCACCGCGATATGGTGCTCAGTGTGGACGCTAGCGGCGACCAGCAGTGGCTGGCGAGTGCGTCCAAAGACCGCACTGCGCGAATCTGGACGCACGACGGCGAATGGCGCTGTGTGGCCGTGTGTGAAGGCCATGCGGAGAGTGTCGGTAGCGTTGTGATGGCACATACGCCAGCAGGACTACCGCCGTTCATGGTCACTGCATCGCAGGACCGCACGGTAAAGGTCTGGGACCTGTCGAGTGTCCTGGCGACCGACCAAGAGCCAAAAAAACTTTCCTCTTTGTACACGCTAAAAATTCACGAAAAAGATATCAATGCAGTGACCATCGCGCCGAacaatgcgctgctgctcacCGGCTCGCAAGATCGAACAGCACGTGTGTTCCAACTGGACTACcaacgcgcgacgcgcgccaacAAGCAGCCAAATGTGCGTTTGCATCCGTTAGCCACCTGCCGCGGCCACAAACGCGGCGTTTGGTCTGTCCATTTCTCGCCCACGGAGCAAGCGTTTGCTACGGGCTCGGGCGACCAAACGGTGCGGCTCTGGAGCTTGAAAGACTTTACCTGTATTCGTGTGTTTGAAGGCCACAGTGCGagtgtgctgcgcgtcaAGTTCCTTCCTTTGGGCACACAGCTTGCGAGTGCGGCGAGCGACGGGCTTGTCAAGATCTGGAACGTGCGtgaggaagaggaagcCACCACGATCGACGCTTCGGACGACAAGATTTGGtcgctcgccgtgcgcgctgcacacgaaAACGCACCGCTGCAGCTCCTTTCCGGCGCCGCAGATAGCACCATTGTCTCCTGGGTCGATACCACCGAAAAAGTACAAGCGGAGCGTGCTACGTCTGCGCAGGAGGCCGTGGAGCGCGAACAGGCATTCTCCAATCTGCTTGTGCTCAAAGACTACAAGAACGCGATTGCGCTCGCCTTCCAGCTCAAtcagccgcgccgcctcTTTGCGCTATTTACGCAGATCGCAGCTTCGCGCCCCGAGCAGGATGCGATCGAGTCCATCCATCGATTGCTCGCcaacgcgctcggcaccgcgcaggacggcgcgcctgcgacGAGCATTACTGGCCTCGCTGCTGTGGACCAAATTGTAGCTGCGCTTCCACAGGCACAGgtggtgcagctgctgggATACGTGCGGGATTGGAACACGTCTGCAAGGACTGCGCcgattgcgcagctcatACTGCACGCGGTGGTGCGTCTGCACAGTGCAGATACCTTGCTGAACGCATTTGCACAGGCAAAGCGTCAAGAGGACGGCAAAACAGCGCCGggtcttggcgcgctgctaGAAGCGATGGTGCCCTACACGGAGCGCCACtatgcacgcgccgatcGTATGCTGGTAGAGAGTGCCATGCTAGAGTACACTGTTCAAGCGATGGATGCACATCtcggcatgggcggcgacTTGGAAGAAGAAGCCGACGTAGCTATGGAGCTGTAG
- the YIP3 gene encoding Prenylated Rab acceptor 1 (EggNog:ENOG503P2BT; COG:U; antiSMASH:Cluster_1; TransMembrane:3 (o62-92i113-129o135-153i)) produces MAQVMEYAMQLRDKVHGFRETHLSTVRPFSEFLDYNRIGRPRDTNEAVQRITYNTRHFFGNYAVVIVILSLYGILTAPLLIAAVGILVGGFAAINRFAPEPMQVGRHVVTQKSLYTALGVVGIVLLWLANPFALIFWLVGSSLVLILGHAAFIEPPVSSEYAGVETV; encoded by the exons ATGGCGCAGGTGATGGAATATGCAATGCAGC TGCGGGATAAGGTGCATGGTTTTCGCGAGACGCACCTATCCACCGTACGTCCGTTCAGCGAGTTTTTAGACTACAACCGCATCGGCAGGCCACGAGATACAAACGAAGCTGTCCAG CGTATCACGTACAATACGCGGCACTTTTTCGGCAACTATGCCGTGGTGATCGTCATCTTGAGCCTGTACGGCAT CCtcactgcgccgctgctcatTGCCGCGGTCGGCATCCTCGTCGGTGGATTCGCTGCGATCAACCGTTTTG CGCCCGAGCCGATGCAGGTCGGCAGGCATGTCGTGACCCAAAAAAGCCTGTACACCGCGCTGGGCGTCGTCG GCATTGTGCTCCTTTGGCTTGCCAACCCCTTTGCGCTCATCTTCTGGCTCGTGGGAAGCAGTCTGGTCCTTATTCTGGGGCACGCAGCGTTCATCGAGCCGCCCGTCTCGAGCGAGTATGCGGGGGTCGAG ACTGTGTAA
- a CDS encoding uncharacterized protein (antiSMASH:Cluster_1; TransMembrane:1 (o43-60i); EggNog:ENOG503P6XN), producing MLISELGVQRRALHVSRTVFGEHAPSSAAQTAEYPQEGFNSSLWKYGILAGVGIFSYYRFAGAAKRDSEEESPVTQYISGLITPTSELASANQEHLDWSLKKADAQLLVQDAQKPPAHQMMYLPAFEQYPSRNLPVGGMIDVSNMKLNPERV from the exons ATGCTGATTTCGGAGCT TGGAGTACAGCGTCGTGCTCTGCACGTTTCGCGTACCGtctttggcgagcatgCTCCCAGCTCTGCTGCGCAGACTGCTGAATACCCCCAGGAAG GCTTCAACTCTTCGCTCTGGAAATACGGGATACTGGCGGGTGTCGGAATTTTCAGTTATTACCGCTTTGCAGGTGCAGCAAAAAGGGATTCCGAAGAGGAGAGTCCAGTGACGCAATACATTTCGGGGCTCATCACCCCCACCAGCGAGTTGGCGTCTGCAAACCAGGAGCACCTCGATTGGTCCCTGAAGAAagccgatgcacagctTTTGGTTCAAGATGCCCAGAAGCCGCCGGCACACCAGATGATGTACTTGCC TGCGTTTGAACAGTATCCCTCTCGTAACTTGCCTGTTGGTGGCATGATCGATGTATCGAACATGAAGTTGAACCCCGAGCGTGTGTAA
- a CDS encoding uncharacterized protein (COG:P; TransMembrane:6 (o6-39i108-134o154-171i206-234o264-284i418-439o); antiSMASH:Cluster_1; EggNog:ENOG503P5IK), which produces MGFEGGFFVYAAVVLVALVSTVVSIGLTIAIIIPFVGTLTLLRANYLPMAVSLDNVLLDGREDELEQRSVLRSMFLRAQRSSAKIGPVVRGVFPMMARVRRLEGWRGLYKGSTVLAVGGFITAIPTILVAIYSARSGNFGRDEQYTAFSPFRTMVSKVILAMVSLPFDVVLKRTIVHPRRLDWFKFRSSLREILCKEEYEQPWRLYLLPGVVPALLLRVAVIEYATMAIGFVIFNDWIPDEPGLTDPNKDDFHGRTSESTMSAMFGYTLLLLWCMAIQFAVVPLECITVRLTTQRPVDQQPLHIAFAQQAQPEGPSAVSHQATAAPPQEVRATREPEPFTDEAEEDSETAPALGEHDTETCITVEEDARMTEPVIALRPCDEPDNNAEAFFGASPVERYTGIVDCFQKMVAEEGYESLLRGIVFSIALTVTMYILPFGLQAFPV; this is translated from the coding sequence ATGGGCTTTGAAGGCGGGTTTTTCGTCTACGCTGCCGTGGTGCTTGTCGCTTTGGTGAGCACCGTGGTCAGCATTGGGCTAACCATTGCGATCATAATACCGTTCGTCGGTACACTCACGTTACTGCGTGCAAACTACTTGCCCATGGCTGTGTCCTTGGACAATGTGCTCTTGGACGGCCGCGAagacgagctcgagcagcgatCTGTCTTGCGGTCGATGTTTTTGCGTGCACAGCGATCGTCTGCTAAAATCGGGCCTGTCGTGCGCGGTGTGTTTCCCATGATGGCTCGTGTGCGGAGATTGGAAGGCTGGCGCGGCCTGTACAAAGGAAGTACAGTGCTTGCCGTCGGCGGGTTTATCACTGCGATACCGACCATACTGGTCGCTATCTACAGTGCGCGCTCTGGAAACTTTGGGAGAGATGAGCAATATACAGCCTTCTCACCGTTCCGGACAATGGTATCCAAAGTGATCCTTGCTATGGTTTCGCTCCCTTTTGACGTGGTGTTGAAACGCACCATTGTTCATCCCCGCCGCTTGGATTGGTTCAAATTCCGGTCGAGCCTGCGGGAGATTCTGTGCAAGGAAGAGTACGAGCAGCCTTGGCGTTTGTACTTGCTTCCTGGCGTCGTCCCGGCGTTGTTGCTCCGTGTCGCCGTTATTGAGTACGCTACCATGGCGATTGGCTTTGTCATTTTCAACGACTGGATCCCAGACGAGCCCGGGCTGACGGATCCAAACAAGGACGATTTCCATGGCCGGACCTCGGAATCGACCATGTCGGCCATGTTTGGCTATACGTTGCTCCTGCTCTGGTGCATGGCCATTCAGTTTGCAGTCGTGCCACTAGAATGCATCACCGTACGGCTCACTACCCAGCGTCCTGTGGACCAACAGCCGCTGCACATTGCGTTCGCTCAGCAAGCACAGCCAGAAGGCCCTTCTGCAGTGAGCCACCAGGCTACGGCCGCCCCGCCGCAAGAAGTGCGTGCCACAAGAGAGCCCGAGCCTTTCACAGACGAGGCGGAAGAAGATTCGGAGACTGCACCAGCGCTTGGGGAGCATGACACAGAAACGTGTATCACCGTCGAGGAGGACGCACGGATGACAGAGCCGGTGATTGCTTTGCGCCCTTGCGATGAGCCCGACAATAACGCCGAAGCGTTCTTTGGTGCCTCGCCCGTCGAGCGCTACACGGGCATTGTCGACTGCTTCCAGAAGATGGTGGCGGAAGAAGGCTACGAGAGTCTATTACGTGGTATCGTATTCAGCATCGCCCTCACCGTGACTATGTACATACTTCCATTTGGACTCCAGGCGTTCCCCGTCTAG
- a CDS encoding uncharacterized protein (COG:C; antiSMASH:Cluster_1; EggNog:ENOG503P5IK; TransMembrane:5 (o13-34i110-133o145-169i225-245o265-289i)) yields MHPKYDAMRAATLVMYIIAGIIAIALDSVLSVLISQPIYSGFVHFRANYTPKAVALPEGDATDAHRVPWYKRLCRTSVPRTGPAVHGVLSMISRVVSLEGWRSLYQGATVYVAQTFVTTSLFLAAFFLLMALSTYGYNFPVNNPFAMMGAALFVETAMALLVLPFLIVLQRSMVHPYRLNWFRPRESLQSVLSEAEYTCPARLYCLPGVVSAPICKLLVMHGAQFAFHGASAWSGVQPALLRLVLLKGPAGKMPPVPAVSARELLGYAMFVFVLVLATVPFDCALVRLATQRTASRAYRPADSAAPQGETQAPLRECTPRLLDQAGEPSISLRPGPAPLDPGESYFGASSAAPYGGLVDCMRKMAEEEGCASLWRGATLTFLAMCVGNAGAASLAGVL; encoded by the coding sequence ATGCATCCCAAGTAcgatgcgatgcgcgctgcgactCTGGTGATGTACATCATCGCGGGGATCATTGCAATTGCCCTGGACTCGGTGCTCAGTGTGCTGATCAGCCAGCCGATCTACTCTGGCTTTGTCCATTTCCGCGCAAACTACACGCCCAAAGCGGTGGCGTTGCCCGAGGGCGACGCCACCGACGCGCATCGTGTGCCGTGGTACAAGCGCCTTTGTAGGACGAGTGTTCCGCGTACTGGCCCCGCCGTCCACGGCGTGCTCTCGATGATCTCGCGTGTTGTTTCGCTCGAAGGATGGCGCAGCTTGTACCAAGGCGCGACGGTGTATGTGGCGCAAACATTTGTCACCACCTCTCTCTTCCTTGCCGCCTTCTTTTTGCTCATGGCGCTCTCTACGTATGGCTACAATTTCCCGGTGAACAACCCGTTCGCCATGATgggagcggcgcttttCGTCGAAACGGCCATGGCCTTGCTTGTGCTCCCGTTCCTGattgtgctgcagcgctccatGGTTCATCCGTACCGCCTCAACTGGTTCCGTCCGCGCGAGAGTTTGCAGAGCGTGCTGTCCGAGGCCGAGTACACGTGCCCGGCGCGGCTGTACTGCCTGCCGGGCGTCGTCAGCGCGCCGATCTGCAAGCTGCTCGTgatgcatggcgcgcagtttgcgttccacggcgcgagcgcgtggtCGGGCGTGCAGCctgcgctcctgcgcctcgtgctCCTCAAAGGACCGGCTGGAAAGATGCCGCCAGTGCCGGCGGTGAgtgcgcgcgagcttctTGGGTATGCCATGTTTGTCTTTGTGCTCGTGCTTGCTACCGTGCCGTTCGACTGTGCTTTGGTGCGTctcgcgacgcagcgcactgcgtcgcgcgcatatCGTCCCGCGGACTCTGCAGCCCCGCAGGGCGAGAcgcaggcgccgctgcgcgagtgcacgccgcgcctgctcgaTCAGGCGGGCGAGCCGAGCATTTCGCTGCGCCCCGGccccgcgccgctggaccCTGGCGAGTCCTACTttggcgcgtcgagcgctgcgccgtacgGCGGCCTTGTGGACTGCATGCGCAAGATGGCCGAGGAAGAAGGCTGCGCGAGTCTCTGGCGCGGAGCTACGCTCACGTTTCTTGCCATGTGTGTGGGCAATGCGGGCGCAGCGAGTCTTGCAGGTGTGCTGTAG
- a CDS encoding RNA-directed DNA polymerase (COG:B; COG:L; EggNog:ENOG503NVFF; antiSMASH:Cluster_1) translates to MADTVVRAILPQYFPSVLTLAEYLAHVLPASELGSVLAPPQGCEEEWARLLGGAMGVHALTHAPPHMPQWMAQMEEENDTKRFVALIQHVQRVILAECSAGQRRSDMLVLGYRRDTQDTRGISMLSGISNTHPNTVLASMITSSAWQRLLRRAGPHMFYHMLLTTSYFYPLRDTHDCFVQLWGEPLTEQPLPQSLGKRAAPQKAPRQKKRKIESGDGLDTMLYFRRNRLFYARAVHVYRYGIVLGLPPDHVLQKKSFSIRARVARLARSMFPIQFGLPPQWQSTRAKGAGRTRWPMRLKAVVPMLRTMLRKHDQFHYAAALEGCCPSKLFAKNAPAPAHAQGPPFYACATSHGRVCWYVRTALHAILPTALLGSERNRSVLVALATRLVCARRGERLHMHDALQHFRTNDCAWLGKETRVPPCEQAKRKELVREMVYWIVEQFVLPLLRTTFYATEAAAFKQRVLYFRQDLWTRISAPLVERLRETLFERVPRLGRGEIVNPIRMLPKEYTLRPIVNLKRRTNEGTPVNVRLQNAFDIMAYEASRRPEMYGNAVHGANDIYVRLRKYKASLLHTHGHIPPLYIVRADISAAFDSLDHASLLRLVRAMLSQQQEYVVQRYAQLKLGIGRVTRSSVRRATLDAEYPTFLSTKPNARHAVLVDHVAYALVDATQVLQQIESHITRSLVRFNGTVYRQRRGIPQGSILSTALCNMLLADVERRYMKDVEGCLMRYTDDFLLLTTSRASALHFCTALHEGFPKHGCFIAREKTLVNFDVVCGGARFARIGTDAPVPWCGYEIHPRTLAVTADRARYPHHLADTITVHTGTRPGEALVYRLLHAMRARIHILYMDTDLNTVQGMHANVLEGFALAAAKLHAYCRAMRPRIVLPRLLLRAIRHAVRMTYPMMTARAKLATTLHKETTCTLHRASIEWLGFFAFGAFFGARQGYEPLAAALQRLWGVGRFVHGQSMQLA, encoded by the exons ATGGCCGACACGGTAGTGCGTGCGATTCTCCCACAATACTTTCCCTCCGTGCTCACGCTCGCCGAGTACCTGGCGCATGTGCTTCCCGCCTCGGAGCTGGGAAGCGTGCTGGCCCCGCCGCAAGGCTGCGAGGAAGAAtgggcgcgcttgctgggcggcgcgatggGGGTGCATGCACTGACCCATGCTCCCCCACACATGCCGCAATGGATGGCACAGATGGAAGAAGAGAATGACACAAAACGCTTTGTGGCGCTGATACAgcacgtccagcgcgtgATTCTGGCTgaatgcagcgccggccAACGTCGCTCCGATATGCTTGTCCTAGGCTACCGCCGCGATACCCAAGACACGCGCGGTATTTCCATGCTCTCCGGCATCTCCAATACCCACCCAAACACCGTCCTCGCGAGCATGATcacgagcagcgcttggcagcggctgctgcgccgcgctgggccgcACATGTTCTACCACATGCTGCTCACCACCTCGTATTTCTACCCATTGCGCGATACGCACGACTGTTTCGTGCAGCTATGGGGCGAGCCATTGACCGAGCAGCCCTTGCCGCAGagcctcggcaagcgcgccgcgccgcaaaaagcgccgcgccagaAAAAGCGCAAAATCGAGAGCGGGGACGGCTTGGATACCATGCTCTACTTTCGACGCAACCGCCTGTTTtatgcgcgcgccgtgcatgtcTACCGCTACGGGATTGTACTCGGGCTTCCGCCGGACCATGTCCTGCAGAAAAAATCGTTTTccatccgcgcgcgcgtggcgagACTCGCGCGGAGCATGTTTCCCATCCAGTTCGGCCTGCCGCCGCAGTGGCAATCGACGCGGGCAAAAGGGGCGGGGCGCACGCGGTGGCCCATGCGGCTCAAGGCAGTTGTGCCGATGTTGCGGACCATGCTGCGAAAACACGATCAATTCCATtatgctgctgcgctggaagGATGCTGCCCATCAAAGCTCTTTGCGAAAAACGCGCCCGCGccagcacacgcgcaaggACCGCCTTTTTATGCGTGCGCAACCTCGCACGGCCGTGTTTGCTGGTATGTGCGCACGGCACTCCACGCCATTCTCCCGACGGCGCTCCTCGGCTCCGAACGCAATCGCAGCGTCCTTGTTGCGCTGGCCACGCGCCTTGtctgtgcacgccgcggcgagcgacTGCACATGCACGATGCCTTGCAGCATTTCCGCACGAACGACTGCGCATGGCTCGGCAAGGAAACACGTGTTCCTCCATGCGAGCAGGCCAAGCGCAAAGAACtggtgcgcgagatggTCTATTGGATTGTGGAGCAGTTCGTGCTTCCCCTCCTCCGCACGACGTTCTATGCTACCGAAGCGGCTGCATtcaagcagcgcgtgctCTACTTTCGCCAGGATCTTTGGACACGGatcagcgcgccgctcgtcgagcgtcTCCGCGAGACACTCTTTGAGCGCGTCCCGCGGCTCGGACGTGGGGAAATTGTGAACCCCATTCGCATGCTCCCGAAAGAATATACCCTGCGCCCCATTGTGAACTTGAAGCGGCGGACCAACGAGGGCACGCCTGTGAATGTGCGCCTCCAGAATGCGTTTGATATTATGGCCTACGAAGCGTCGCGGCGTCCGGAAATGTACGGAAATGCAGTGCACGGGGCAAACGATATTTacgtgcgcttgcgcaagtaCAAAGCATCGCTGCTCCATACGCACGGCCACATCCCACCCCTCTACATTGTCCGCGCAGATAtcagcgccgcatttgaTTCCCTCGACCATGCCAGCCTCCTGCGTCtggtgcgcgcgatgctgtcTCAGCAGCAAGAGTATGTAGTGCAGCGCTACGCGCAGCTCAAACTCGGGATTGGGCGTGTGACGCggagcagcgtgcgccgcgcgacgctcgacGCCGAGTACCCCACCTTTCTCTCGACCAAGCCCAACGCACGGCATGCTGTATTGGTCGACCATGTTGCGTATGCACTGGTCGATGCCACGCAGGTCCTACAGCAGATCGAGTCGCACATTACCCGGAGTCTGGTGCGGTTCAATGGAACGGTGTaccgccagcgccgtggaATCCCACAGGGCTCCATCCTCTCTACAGCCTTGTGCAATATGCTTCTTGCAGACGTTGAGCGACGCTACATGAAGGATGTGGAAGGGTGTTTGATGCGCTACACGGATGATTTCTTGCTGCTCACAACCTCCCGCGCATCCGCACTCCACTTCTGCACAGCGCTCCACGAAGGCTTCCCCAAGCACGGCTGCTTtatcgcgcgcgaaaagacGCTCGTGAATTTCGATGTGGtctgcggcggcgcgcgctttgcgcgaATCGGGACGGATGCGCCTGTCCCGTGGTGCGGCTACGAAATCCATCCCCGCACCTTGGCCGTCACCGCCGACCGCGCACGCTATCCGCACCATTTGGCCGATACCATCACCGTACATACAGGCACGCGACCGGGCGAGGCACTTGTGTACCGCttgctgcacgccatgcgcgcgcggattcATATCTTGTACATGGACACGGATCTGAACACCGTGCAGGGCATGCATGCCAACGTGCTCGAAggctttgcgctcgccgcggcaaaaTTGCACGCCTActgccgcgcgatgcgccccCGAATCGTTTTGCCGCGGCTGCTTTTGCGTGCGATTCGCCATGCAGTGCGCATGACATACCCAATGATGACGGCGAGGGCAAAGCTCGCCACGACACTGCACAAAGAAACAACGTGCACGCTTCACCGCGCGTCCATAGAATGGCTCGGCTTTTTTGCCTTTGGCGCgtttttcggcgcgcgccagggGTACGAGCCGCTTGCGGCTGCACTGC AGCGTCTGTGGGGCGTTGGGCGCTTTGTGCATGGCCAAAGTATGCAGCTAGCGTAG